The Triticum urartu cultivar G1812 chromosome 6, Tu2.1, whole genome shotgun sequence genome includes the window CCTCTGATATTCCATGATAACACATTCCAAGATTTATTCATGTCTAAGGAAGGATCATATTTCACCATCAGGGGTCATCTGCTGGCCATCCAGCAGCTTCTCTGCAGATAAATCTTCAGGAGCAATCCCACAGCGGTCGCCCACCTGTTGAATTTCCTCGATGGAAGTAGGAGGCGGGCAAAAACCAGTAACCGCCTTTGCAGGAGCAGCAGCCATGGAAATTGCACTGACAGACGACACTACACGAGTTTTCACCCTTGATCTGGTTTGCTTGGTGTCAGAAACATGGTTGACCTTGAAGCCATCATACTTGTTCGATCTGGTACTCCTTCTAACTGCAGTAGTGTCAAGTGGCACCTTAGCACTGCGAGAGGTAGTAACATTAAACAGAGACGAAGAAGCAAGCATCTGAAGGGCATTCCCTTGGTCAGGCAGAGCAACAGGAACTGACTGAGAGCCTACAGTTTCAGAAGCAAAATGCGCAGTAATAGCTTTGAGCCTAGGGGATCGATCAGCGAAGTCCCATTCCACATTAACAGTATCAGCCATGACAAATGAGTCCTCATGCAGCAAGTTATGGGGAAATATACTGGCTCCCAACTGAAAGTTAGAACAGAAGATCACAGACATAAAATCCGGTTCGGGTGCAACATGAAGCATCCATGCGGCAAAGACAGAGTTCAGTTGACTCTGATTGATCCTGAAGGGATTGAGAGGGAACATGGCATTCTCCAACCGCACATTGGTGAGggcaggtgtgtacatgcacttGAGCATTCCTCCTATCCAAAGCAGCAGTTCATAATCAAGTGCAATAGTAAGATTAACCAAGTCTCCACCAGCCCTGACAAAGGCCATACGTTTAACAGGATTCCCAAGAACAAAACTGTTAGCTGAAGCTTCGACATCCTCAATCTCCTCTTCAGAAGACCAAACATCAGACAAGTTATCCTGAATTTTATGCTCGGGATCCACGCCATCCATCAGAGACGGCCCATCATACTGAAAAAAGGTTCTGAAGCTGAAACCAGAGTACGGTGGGGGGATCACTGGCCACATACGCCACCCATTCTCCTGAATCTGTTCCTGAGCAGGCACAGGCGCATTCCAGGCAGCTTCATCCAGGGCATCCTACGTAGCCATATCATCAATCTGGCCTGATGCATGACAGTATAGCATGGGAGTTCATACCAATGCGGTGAGGCATTAAGAAGAGGAGGAGCTTCCTCAGTGCCAACCAGACCTGGGATGGTGTTTCTTCCATTGAGCACATACACGGGGACAGACCAAGAGCGACCAAGACCTGACAACAAACCAACTCTAGTGACCAAGAGACTGTGCCGGACTTTAGCAACATCCTTAATGTGACACTTAACCAAAAAGCGGGCTTTGTTTTGACCCGGACACGGCCAGACTAGCAGTTTACCAAAGTTAGAAACAACCTTATGGATATAATGTTTAGTCTGATAATCCATAGGGAATGCAAGAAACATAATCCAGACCTCATATTCAAAAGCAGGCATGCGCATATTGATACTCTCATCATGCGGGATTAAAGAGAAAGTAGAGTCATCAGTCAAAGTGTGAGGCCCTTCCCTAATCGCAGCATCTTTGCTCCCCATATCCGCAAACACCACACAACCAATGCCGAGCGGATAGATGAAATCATCAAGCAAATCATACTCCAGATCGACCATGATAATGTGGCAGACTTCAGCAAGCCAGAACTCCTTCTGATGATCAGGAATGGGAGGATCGATGGCGTACCTATCATGCTTGAGCGGAGGATCATCCACCACCATGACATGGCGCTGGACTCGATGAGCAGGGCCCCGGTCGAACGTCGATCCGTCTGAAGCAAAGGCAAAAGGGTGCATCGGGAAGTTTGCCATATCACCAGCTACCGGAGCGCGAGAAGGCGGAGTGATTAGAGCTGCCGGCGAGGAGCAGAGAGATTGCTTGGGTGAATGCGATGATGGCAGGGGTGGTAAGCTCGAGGGAGACGTCGGCTCACCCGATTGGGGTTTTTAGTAGGTGGAATTGACTGCCCCCTGATCAGGGAGTCGTATCATCAAGCAATGGGAGGTAGCCACGTCCAAAGAGCGTGGGATTTCTATTTCCGGACCCAAACCCAGCGTGACCTCGTATCCCGAACAGCACGGGTCATACCAACAACCATAGAGTTACCAACCGTAGCCGAATCGGAGTTACTCTGGGGTAAGATCTCCTCAGATTGTGTTGTGTGAGGCCTTTTCTGTGCCCAAACCAGATGAGGGAAACGATTACACAAATTAGGCTTACAGGCCTCATGGCCCAGATGGCGACAGAGATGGCATCGATGAAGCCCAGGGCAAAAGGTGGCCCTATGATCAGTCGCGGAACAAGCCTTACAGGAGTAAAAATTAGACTTAGGGCCCATTCTACATGGCTCATGACAAGGGGACTGCGGACGTTGATGAAACATCATTTTTGGCAAATATGCCAAGCAAATGCAATTCCCAGAAACATCCCCACAACTTTGACAGAAAGAATCAGTGCAGCTGTTTGCCAAATGACCAAGCCTATCACAAACGGAGCAGTGTTTTAGccgattatatatatataatccttgGTTGGTACGGAAGAGATTTCCATCATCAGCTTAACACTCTCATTATCGTAACCAGCCTGCCAACCATCCAAAATAGATAGCAGTTTATCATCCGGAATAGACTCCCATAAACCCTACGTAAACAAACCTCCACGAAAAGACGGCAGTGTAGCGGGAATACCCGATGAGATCGGTAGAGATATGGCCCCAATACGAAAAAGATAATGATTATCCTAAGAATCCAGAACTGAAAAACTGCCAAAAGAAATCTCCGGTAAAGCAAGCTCGCAGGAATGTCTCTCCGTCGGCAACGAGATCAGACCCAATTTTTCAAATACGGAGATTGAGGCAGGTTCAATAGCATCATTGCACTTTGATGAAATCCACTTAGACTTGATGGCCAGACCAGGTGATGAAGCCAATCCATTAAGCTCGGTGTCCGCATGCCAAGAACCAACCGGGGGTGAGAGATCACACCTCGATGAAGATGAAAATGGCAGATGAAGTCCGGCCAGATACGATCTCGTAGGCCAAAAATAAAGTGCCCCACACGATTAGATGCCACCGAGAACCAAAAGCGACGATCACCCAAACGAGTAACTTTGAACCCTTCACTGATCCCTCCAATACATGATTGGAGAGCCAAACCAACAGAATCCTCCGAGAGGGGAAAAGAAGTCGAGGATAAGGAAACCTCAAGGAAGAACTCCTTGGAGTTAGTGTTGAGGACGAAATGAACGGTAGATCCGAAGCATGCACGCACATGTGCCTCGACCCTAAGGTCGGGGGAGAAGTCCcaatggaggaggccatccattGGGGTCGTCGGTAGGAGATCCTAGGGTAAAACCCTAGAATCGCCATGGGAGTCGCCAAGGGAGGGGGGGTTGGGAGTCGCCATCATCGCCTTAAAGAATCAGGGAAAAtaagcgttgtacgaacttgtgatggccaACACACAAAGTGGTCAAGTCCTTCAAtctcaaatcccaccaaagcaactaataaTATGGAGTTACAAGGGAGTAAGGAAAATGAGGAAATTAACAAATGAATCCCATGATCTAGATCCAATAGCTTCTCCTCACTAAGAGGAGAGATTGATTGGTGGAGATgtagatctagatctcctctctttCTTTTCACTCGAGAAGGAGCAAGAAGtattggagggattgagagatGGAGAACCCAAAGAAGATCAACAATGGAGGAGATAGAATTTTCTAAAAGCTTGGGGAACCATTTGGGAAGAAACCCCCTTAAAGAGGCCCCCCCGAAACTCAAACCGTTATGTGCAGAAACATGCAGGGGAAGTACTACCGCTACCTGGGATTCAGTTAGCCATTAGTAAAAAATCATGCAAAGGTACATGGGTGATACTACCGCCCAGCGGCACCAGTAGTATCGGGTCATTACCACTGCATAACCGTTATATATAGCCCGAGCGGCTCTTTCGACGGTAGTGCGAGCGGTTCTTCAatcggtagtaccgctgcaggaGGGAGGCACTACTACCGCTAACGAGGCCGGTACTACTGCTCCTACAGAAGACAGTTGAAACATTCGACGCCATAACAAGCATAACTTCTGCAAATGAAATATGATTCagatgaaaccaagtttgttggaaagatAACAAGCTGATGGCTCTATTTTATACGcatttttagagttcatttgttGCATATTATCTTTATATATCATGTCCCATTGAACCAAATGCAAGTCCATTATGCATGATTTCCGGTTTTCACTCTTTTCACTGTGTGCATTCATAGTTAGTGTTTTCATTTAGTTTTCTTTGTTTTGTTGTGTCTACAGGTATTTTGGAGCAACCTAGGACCAAACATGATAAAAATACGAAAGATGGTTTCAATACGGAGGACATCCACGCACCAAACTTACGCATTTTGGAGTGTCAAAAAATGGCTTTTTTCCAAAGTGTTGAAAATCAATATCTAGTACCAAAGATGCCTCGGCGTCATTCACGCATttccaacgagcccaagaacgtCAAATCGGATTTTATACGAAGAAACGGCAACCAATTTACATAAGTAGTCTAGAGCATCCGACGGCGCACGGTACGCCCGGAGTAATCGTAGCGCCGCTCATACCACACCTAGAAAAGCTCGAAATGGCTCATGTTAGATGAGATTCTTCATGGATTTTGTCTCTATTTTTTCCACGACTTCCTTGACTTCCAGGAGAGGTATTAGAAGAGGATTTGGCTCATCTAGAGCCATAGTCCTGGGAGGGAAAAATTCTCTCTCGGGCATATCCTGCTAtctaaataaaaaaagaaggcgGAAGTAAAAGAGAAACGAAACTAACATATCCTACAACAAAAGAATTGCATCGCTAATCGACAAACAACCAATTGGAAAAGTCGAACAGAGGTTTGGGTTGTTTTGTCGGCGGAACCAAGGGAAAGCCAGTACATTCAGCACGTGGGGAGATAAGAACGATCTTGAAGGTGTCGGCCAGTCAACTGAGTCCCGTGCTAAAACCCTCTTTGAGCAAAGGGAGATGAGTACTCGACAGGTACATGTTGTCGAGGGCCTAGTTGCTCTTTCTCGTCTATTGCCGCCGTGGAAAATAATTTAAGTTGTAACCTCCCGTGGAGGCAGGAAGACATATCGATGGCGCCATGAGTAAAAACAAttgaaagaaaaaaatgaaagaaatatAGGCGTACACTCTTTTATCGTAGGATAAATATCGTTATTCTCAAAGTATGACCTAAAGAGCCTACCAAAACATTTTACATATATTTGAAAAAAGGTGGTAATAACTTTCATTGATCTTACATTGAGATTCGTGGGaatattttcttttttctttttctctttatgcttgattcactcacttagatgtgcaataactaaagcacatctagatgtgccctagacacaccCTAATACTTTTTAGAGTTCAGTTTTTTCAACCAGATTTCAACTTAGTGCACGACAATCACAACAAAAGTTCTGCGCTGGCTTCTCCAACTTTTAGATACGATCTTCTCAAATGGTGTACTCAATTCTGATCTCAATTCTGATTTTTCATACACTCATCATACTCTTGATATGTAAACAGAAACGCGACCCCCTCTAAATTTCTGGAGGCATGTTATTAGCACACAACTATGTCATATGCCTTCAGTGGCTCAAGTTTCAGTTGTACCTCAACTTCCATGAGATGAATCACTCCATTTGTAATCTTGGAATATAAAAACCAAAATTGTGCTAGCAACTACACGTAACTTAGCGAAGCAACAAGAAGACATCCCAAAATAGAATCAATATCAACAAAACAAGCATGCCGCCTTTGTACTACAGATCCATGTGAAACATTGACCATTACTACACTGATCCATACCAGAATTGCCACACGGAGGTAGCAGGCAGATATACATGTCTTCAAATCCCTTGCGTAGTAAACAGGGTTCACAACATCTCTTGTAGAATCAATAAAACCAAACAGCAAAACAGGGAATCTTGGGGACGATGTGTGCGGATTACAAAACAGCTATAGAGTAGAAATTATGCAACAAGAATTACAGTACACTAGTGGTGCCTACTATTAAAGTTTCATTCACCAGATGCCGTCCAAAGATCATCATTAGACTGTCATACAGAAAAAATCATAGCAGTAAAGGTAGAAAAGGCAATAGAAAGTCCAGACAAGTGGATCTAGGTTGGATAACGCACAGCCTTGTCCGATGATGCACACTAAATAACTTAATGGCTTCAGCCGCAAATTCATACTGAAAATTTTGGAGACCACTTCATCACTAGGCGCCGAGACAAATTGCCTTCATCAGGGCATCTGAGAAGTTGCTGGAGTAGTGAACCGACTTGGCAACACCCTCCGCCCCTTGCAGAGAGACCTTGCTACAACAATCGATAATCAAAGACTCTAACTTATGTGCATGTCCCAGTTCAGCCACTCCGACATCAGTCACCTCATGACACAACCGAAGTGTGAGATTACTCAAGCGTGGGGTCTGTCCAATGAAGTGCATCCCAGCATCAGTTACCGCTTCACACAATATAAGCTCGAGTGTCTCCAGGTATGGTGAGGATGACAGGGCCTTCATCCCCTCGTCATCAAAGAAGTTGGCAGTATTTAGCACGAGAACACGAATAGGGCAGGACTGAATGAGCACCAGAAAATCCTGTTGTGTGAATCCTATTTCTGATGGCCAGTCAGCAGCACATCCTGTAAAGCTGAGGTCTACGATCTGAAGCATTGGACAGTTGAGGGCTAGAGCGTAAAGGCTGTTATCAGTAAATGATGTCCTGGTTTCACAATAGCTGATATCACTAGAGTACCTCTGCGGGTCAAGCCAAAGTGAGATGCTTTTAAGGTTGCTGCAGCTCCGAGATAATGCAATCATGTCATTATCATTTAGGGCATGAACATACTCAAGGCAAAGCTTCTCCAATGCTTTACACTTCCCTAGGACAACACGAAGCCCTACTTCTGGCCAAGTTTTAATATGCGCCAACCTTAAATCCTTCAAACTCTCACAGCAGAAATCACATATATCCATGCTGTGAGCATCGTACGAGGAGTCATAAACCACATCACCTGGAACACAATCATATATTCCTCTTTTCCTCTCAAACTCGAACTTCTGGAGCTTCATCCATCCTGAACCAAACTTTAGGAAGTCATGATGATTGATACCTTTGCAATTCTTCACTACAAGCTCTTCCAACGATCCATCCCTACCAAGGTATTCCAACCACTCCACACTGTCGATTTTCTCGCAATCAATAAGGTGGAGAGCAGATAGACTTGTACAACCAACTGCAACCGAGAGAAGCCCATATGATGTTATTTTTGGTGTGGAGTTCAGCCTGAGAGACACCAATGTCTTGCAATAAGCTAAACAACCAAGCCCAGAGTCATCAATGCATGAACAGAAGCTTAAGGTGAGGTCAGTCAGCGAGGAACAGTGAGATGAAAACACAGAAAGGCCTTTTTTGTCCAACTGCTTTCCATGTCCACATATCCAACCAGAGTAATCGATTTCCACTTTCCGCAAATTTGGGAACCGGGCGCACAATGATGTCAGTGCTTTCGTAGCAGTGCAAAGACCGGAACCAACATGGATAGCACCCCTCTGATTCCCCTCTATCTTGTAGAGCTGCTTTGACACAAGGGAAAGAGAATTCAGATCACTTGTGCTGGTGATCCTCTTGAGAATCTCTGTCACCAGAGCCTCTGGTAGGTCCTACATTGAGCAAATTCAGCTGTAGCAATCAGGTAATATATATCAAGGTTCAGAAAACAAGCAAAGAGCTGGACTCAAACTTATGATATATCAGAATAATGCATGTGAAGATGGAGATGACAAGGGCGACACTCATTACGAAGAATATACTGATGAACTTTGAGCATTTTCTCTTGTGTGTTCTTCGTAACCATGGAGATTAATTAAAGTAGTAGCTAGCTAGCACCTTATCTGTCTCTAGATTGTTAGAAAGAAAAAATGACACTACATGCCACATCATTAAATTAAACTAGCACCATAAGTAGCAGAGCCTGGATAATGAACTAGCTATAAGAGAATACAAAGAAACGAGCTAGGATCGACGCAAGCAATTCCGCAAGAAGACCACATGCTGAATCTGAACCGACTTATTTGGAGTGGAGGCACCTGATTTAATTAATAACATGAAAACCAGAGCAAGCAAATTAGTACTTGTAGCTCTTGCTTGGGCAAGAAAGAAAGTAGGGAGATCATTTTGCCACAGCCGATGAGTTCACAGGGTGCAGTTATTATTAACAGATAATCTGTTCAACTAGAAATACTAGTATTTGCTGCAACCCTAGGGTAGTACTCAGTTGCAAAAAGCTTATTTTCTACTCCTACCTAGGAGAATGGATTTGCAACATTGACTAACTTTATTATGGATGCTACAA containing:
- the LOC125514906 gene encoding F-box/LRR-repeat protein 14-like; the encoded protein is MKLQKFEFERKRGIYDCVPGDVVYDSSYDAHSMDICDFCCESLKDLRLAHIKTWPEVGLRVVLGKCKALEKLCLEYVHALNDNDMIALSRSCSNLKSISLWLDPQRYSSDISYCETRTSFTDNSLYALALNCPMLQIVDLSFTGCAADWPSEIGFTQQDFLVLIQSCPIRVLVLNTANFFDDEGMKALSSSPYLETLELILCEAVTDAGMHFIGQTPRLSNLTLRLCHEVTDVGVAELGHAHKLESLIIDCCSKVSLQGAEGVAKSVHYSSNFSDALMKAICLGA